One genomic segment of Thermogemmatispora onikobensis includes these proteins:
- a CDS encoding acyl-CoA dehydrogenase family protein — protein MDFELPEEHRLAYESALQFALREIKPLAAELERSDDFPRWLWRKLADQGYTGIGIPESYGGSGGDFLMAALVARAIGRANGGIAMSFGAHLNLCAHNILRNGTEEQRQRYLPRLAAAEMIGGLALTEPDAGSDAMGIRTTARAVDGGFVLNGTKVFITNGPIADLLIVYAKTRPEAGSRGITAFLFETKTPGYHVARKIEKVGMHGSPTGELVFEEAFVPAENVLGQVNEGYRVVMSGLDLERAFFAVSIVGGIEAALELSLKYARERQQFGQPIANFQLIQAKLADMYTDLEAARLLAHRALWLAQQGQRVSKEAAAALLFTARAQWRAANEALQIHGGWGYTTDFEVERMWRDARLAEIGAGTTEIRQLIIARELLGLR, from the coding sequence ATGGACTTCGAACTCCCTGAAGAGCACCGACTGGCCTATGAAAGCGCTCTGCAGTTTGCGCTTCGCGAGATCAAGCCTCTGGCCGCAGAGCTTGAGCGCAGCGATGATTTCCCGCGCTGGCTCTGGCGCAAGCTGGCGGACCAGGGCTATACCGGGATAGGCATTCCCGAGAGCTATGGTGGCAGCGGCGGCGATTTCTTGATGGCGGCCCTGGTAGCGCGAGCCATTGGGCGGGCCAATGGGGGCATCGCCATGTCATTTGGGGCGCATCTGAACCTCTGCGCCCATAATATTTTGCGCAATGGAACTGAAGAGCAGAGGCAGCGCTATCTTCCCAGGCTCGCGGCAGCCGAGATGATCGGCGGGCTGGCCCTGACCGAGCCTGACGCTGGCTCCGATGCTATGGGGATTCGTACAACGGCGCGCGCCGTTGATGGAGGGTTCGTGCTTAACGGTACAAAGGTCTTTATCACCAACGGCCCGATCGCCGATCTCCTGATTGTCTATGCCAAAACCAGGCCGGAGGCGGGTAGCCGAGGCATCACAGCCTTCCTCTTCGAGACAAAGACGCCAGGTTACCATGTGGCGCGCAAGATCGAGAAGGTCGGCATGCACGGCTCACCCACAGGGGAGCTGGTCTTTGAGGAGGCCTTTGTGCCAGCGGAAAACGTGCTGGGCCAGGTCAACGAAGGCTATCGTGTCGTGATGAGCGGTCTTGATCTAGAGCGGGCCTTCTTCGCTGTCAGCATTGTGGGAGGGATCGAGGCCGCGCTGGAGCTTTCACTGAAGTACGCTCGTGAGCGTCAGCAATTCGGACAACCCATCGCCAACTTTCAGCTCATTCAAGCCAAGCTGGCCGATATGTACACCGATCTGGAAGCAGCCAGGCTGCTGGCCCATCGAGCCTTGTGGCTGGCCCAGCAGGGACAGCGCGTCAGCAAGGAGGCTGCAGCGGCACTGCTCTTTACGGCCCGTGCCCAGTGGCGGGCGGCAAACGAGGCGCTGCAGATTCATGGCGGCTGGGGGTACACCACCGACTTCGAGGTCGAGCGCATGTGGCGCGATGCGCGCCTGGCAGAGATCGGGGCCGGGACAACCGAGATTCGCCAGCTGATCATTGCGCGCGAGTTGCTGGGTCTGCGCTAG
- a CDS encoding alkaline phosphatase family protein — protein sequence MLNTASVQAVEKAHFSQAFIRPLYDSYCFANIPGTILTLLTGAGESPLPSDVFGALPQRYQRVILFFIDGFGWRFLQRYAERHPLLRQALDEGLLSLLTSQFPSTTAAHTTTIHTGLEVGQSGIYEWTYYEPLIDEVIAPLLFSYAGEFTRDTLMQCGLPPSAFYPQQTLYETLESYGVRSTIFQHRSYTPSTFSNVVFRGARVCAFDTLSQALDELREQLLSAQANETRPAYYLLYFDGIDSTGHRSGPDSPEFEEAVLQFWSTLERHFYQPLHGKLAETLLMFTADHGMVPVQPETTFYLNLQLPELVPLLRTTRQGRPLVAAGSARDMFLYVRDEALDEALALLSQALAGRAEVHRTQDLIAAHFFGRQAPSEVFLRRVGNVVLLPYEGESVWWFEKGRFQMRFRGHHGGLTPAEMQIPLLLLPL from the coding sequence ATGCTGAATACAGCTTCTGTGCAAGCAGTTGAGAAGGCCCACTTCTCGCAAGCATTCATCAGGCCACTCTACGACTCCTACTGCTTCGCCAATATTCCAGGCACTATTCTGACCTTGCTGACGGGAGCCGGTGAGAGTCCCTTGCCCAGCGACGTTTTCGGAGCGCTGCCCCAGCGCTATCAGCGGGTGATTCTCTTCTTTATCGATGGCTTTGGCTGGCGCTTCCTGCAGCGCTATGCCGAGCGTCATCCGCTGCTCCGCCAGGCCCTCGACGAGGGCCTGCTCTCGCTGCTTACGTCGCAGTTCCCGTCGACCACAGCAGCCCACACGACCACCATCCACACCGGCCTGGAAGTCGGTCAGAGCGGGATCTATGAATGGACCTACTACGAGCCGCTAATCGATGAGGTGATTGCCCCGCTGCTCTTCTCATACGCAGGCGAATTCACACGCGACACGCTGATGCAGTGCGGCCTACCGCCTTCGGCTTTTTATCCACAACAGACGCTTTACGAGACGCTGGAGAGCTACGGCGTGCGCAGCACGATCTTCCAGCACCGTTCCTATACCCCGTCGACATTCTCTAACGTGGTCTTCCGGGGCGCACGTGTCTGCGCCTTCGACACACTCTCCCAGGCCCTCGATGAACTGCGCGAGCAGCTCCTCTCAGCGCAGGCCAACGAGACCAGGCCCGCCTACTATCTGCTCTACTTCGATGGGATCGACTCCACCGGTCACCGCTCCGGTCCCGACTCTCCAGAGTTCGAGGAGGCAGTTCTCCAGTTCTGGAGCACCCTGGAAAGGCATTTCTACCAGCCGCTACACGGCAAGCTTGCTGAGACACTCCTGATGTTCACCGCTGATCACGGCATGGTGCCCGTGCAACCCGAAACCACCTTCTATCTGAATCTGCAGCTACCAGAACTGGTGCCTCTGCTCCGGACGACCCGCCAGGGCCGCCCGCTGGTTGCCGCAGGCTCGGCGCGCGATATGTTCCTCTATGTGAGAGACGAAGCGCTGGACGAGGCTCTCGCTCTCCTGAGCCAGGCCCTGGCCGGACGGGCAGAGGTCCATCGGACGCAGGACCTGATCGCCGCCCACTTCTTCGGGCGCCAGGCTCCCAGCGAGGTCTTTTTGAGGCGCGTGGGCAATGTCGTGCTCTTACCGTACGAGGGGGAAAGCGTCTGGTGGTTTGAAAAAGGGCGCTTCCAGATGCGCTTCCGGGGTCACCACGGCGGCCTGACCCCGGCAGAGATGCAGATCCCCTTGCTGCTCCTACCGCTTTGA